One Gordonia pseudamarae genomic window, GTACTTGCCGACCGCGGCGAACCCGATGCGGTCGTAGATCTCGCTGACCTTGCGCAACGTGTTCGAGGGGTTCTCGGCGACGAACAGCACGCCGTCGGCGTAGGTCAGCGCCACGACGCTGCGCCCGCGCGCGATGCCCTTGCGGGCCAGCTCCGAACGATCGCGCATGATCTGTTCGGCGCTGGCGTAATACGGAAAAGTCACCGCGCACCCCCCTCGTGTTCCTCGGTACGACGTTGCGCCACCGTGCGTGCGGCGGCCTCGATGTCGGCCGGTGGGACCTCACGCGAGCCCGTCGCATCGACGACCGCGGCCGTCGGGAAGATCTTGCGCACCAGATCGGGTCCGCCGGTCGCCGAATCGTCGTCGGCCGCGTCGTACAACGCCTCCACGGCGATCGCCAGCGCCGACGCCTCATCGAGATCGGAACGGTACAGCTTCTTGAGGGACGATTTGGCGAACACCGAACCCGAGCCGATGGCCTGGTAGCCGCCGAACTCCTCGTGCCGGTCACCGGCCACGTCGAAGGAGAAGATCCGCCCACGCTCCTGCGGGCTGTCGTGGTCGATGTCGTAGCCGACGAGCAGCGGAACGGCCGCCAGACCCTGCATCGCCGCACCCAGGTTGCCGCGCACCATGGACGCGAGACGACTGACCTTGCCGTCGAGGGTGAGCGGGACACCTTCGAGCTTCTCGTAATGCTCGAGCTCAACAGCGAACAACCGGACCATCTCGATCGCGATACCCGCGGTGCCGGCGATCCCGGCCGCCGAATAGTCGTCGGTCAGATACACCTTGCGCACATCGCGGGTGGCTATCAGGTTGCCCATCGTGGCCCGCCGGTCACCGGCGAGCACCACCCCACCCGTATACGACACCGCCACGATGGTGGTGCCGTGCGGGATGTCCGAGGCGTCACCGCCCTGCATAGCCGCGAGCCGCTCGGCCCGGGCGGCCGGCAACTGGTCGGGTGCATGCACCCGCAGGTACTCGGTGAACGAGGAGATATCCGGACCGAACGACAAAGTGGGGCCCAACGAGGAACCTGGAGTGTGCGTACTGAACCGGTCGCTCACTGGCCACCCTTCTGCACGTACGCGCGCACGAAGTCTTCGGCGTTCTCCTCCAACACGTCGTCGATCTCATCAAGCAGGTCGTCGGTGTCCTCCGCCAGCTTTTCGCGCCTCTCCTGACCGGCACTGCCGTCGGGACCGAGACCCTCGTCGTCTCCGCCGCCACCGTGTTTGGTCTGTTCCTGCGCCATCTGCTGCCTCCTTACCGATCGCCTGTCGGCGAGCCGTATCGGTGATGCGCCGCCGGTGGCCCGCACCGGATCGACCGTTCATCACCGATTGTCGTGCTGTCCACCCTACCGGTGCCGATGCCCTCGTGGGCCGTCATGACACTTCGGGTTTCGTCGCCTAATTCGTGAGCTGACCGACTAATTCGGCCGCCGAGTCCACCGAATCCAGCAGCGCGCCGACATGTGCGCGGCTGCCGCGCAGCGGTTCGAGCGTGGGGATGCGGACCAGCGACTCGCCGCCCAGATCGAAGATGACCGAGTCCCAGCTGGCGGCCGCCACCTCGGCCCCGAAACGGCGCAGGCATTCACCGCGGAAGTATGCGCGCGTGTTCTCCGGCGCGGAGGTGATCGCCCGGGTCACGTCGGCCTCGTCGACCAGACGCTTCATCGACCCGCGGGCCACCAGCCGGTTGTACAGGCCCTTGTCCAGCCGAACATCCGAGTACTGTAGGTCGATCAGGTGCAGGCGCGGTGCCGACCAGCTCAGCCCCTCGCGCTGGCGGAAGCCCTCCAGCAGCCGCAGCTTGGCCGGCCAGTCGAGAATATCGGCGCACTCCATCGGGTCGCGTTCGAGTTTGTCCAG contains:
- the prcB gene encoding proteasome subunit beta, which produces MSDRFSTHTPGSSLGPTLSFGPDISSFTEYLRVHAPDQLPAARAERLAAMQGGDASDIPHGTTIVAVSYTGGVVLAGDRRATMGNLIATRDVRKVYLTDDYSAAGIAGTAGIAIEMVRLFAVELEHYEKLEGVPLTLDGKVSRLASMVRGNLGAAMQGLAAVPLLVGYDIDHDSPQERGRIFSFDVAGDRHEEFGGYQAIGSGSVFAKSSLKKLYRSDLDEASALAIAVEALYDAADDDSATGGPDLVRKIFPTAAVVDATGSREVPPADIEAAARTVAQRRTEEHEGGAR
- a CDS encoding ubiquitin-like protein Pup codes for the protein MAQEQTKHGGGGDDEGLGPDGSAGQERREKLAEDTDDLLDEIDDVLEENAEDFVRAYVQKGGQ